The Anopheles coluzzii chromosome 2, AcolN3, whole genome shotgun sequence genome window below encodes:
- the LOC120950992 gene encoding pupal cuticle protein Edg-78E-like, with amino-acid sequence MFRVFVIAALAAVAVAQNPDADAQVLSSDSVVNPDGSYQWNYETSNGIRAQEQGVGGQSAQGSASWTDRDGTPISLTYVADENGYQPQGDHLPREGPVPAHVLKTLEFIRANPPKDDPNFNIQALEAEIARLQALQ; translated from the exons ATGTTCCGAGTG TTCGTCATTGCTGCCCTGGCCGCCGTTGCCGTCGCCCAGAACCCGGACGCCGATGCGCAGGTGCTGAGCTCGGACAGTGTCGTCAACCCGGACGGTTCGTACCAGTGGAACTACGAGACGAGCAACGGTATCCGCGCCCAGGAGCAGGGCGTCGGTGGCCAGTCGGCGCAGGGTTCCGCCTCGTGGACCGACCGTGACGGTACGCCCATCTCGCTGACGTACGTGGCCGACGAGAACGGCTACCAGCCGCAGGGTGACCATCTGCCGCGCGAAGGCCCCGTCCCGGCCCACGTGCTGAAGACGCTCGAGTTCATCCGCGCCAACCCGCCCAAGGACGACCCGAACTTCAACATCCAGGCGCTGGAGGCCGAAATCGCCAGACTGCAGGCTCTGCAGTAA
- the LOC120951029 gene encoding bifunctional coenzyme A synthase: protein MPSRTGILTAVHLANIAKTLSATRPYALSTLYLQFHPQVAANVSCPRALGRFVASVYQSSVTWLGSEVDLRIVTGSLRPNGGSFESFANRARPTTADYLFYDYALSSSGTGGERCLAERYPGVKVVELDTLPVDRVSLPPELDKQLQTYRNVVLGGTFDRIHAGHKVLLTQAVLLATERVVVGVTDGGMIKSKKLHELILPAAHRIEHVKEFLEDVDPFLRYEVVPILDPFGPTATDPDMDLIVVSTETARGGAKVNELRAQNGLNQLEVHTIELLDDESTVEDKEDKISSSNQRMDLLGTRLRPRRPAPAHIPPKPYIIGMIGGIAAGKSKMLERFRELGAGVVDCDKIGHQLYEPGEECYEQVVATFGREILAPDGKIDRRALGAIVFADRAKLDRLNEIMWKAIAKRANEEIRTLHEQHGKQVVVMEAAVMLQAGWHKNCHEVWSCIVPREEAIRRLMERNQFEEREAVRRVDAQPSSNEEMVQHSDIVFCTLWSYEYSQQQAERAWSILQQEMKLKL, encoded by the exons ATGCCCTCCCGAACCGGTATCCTTACAGCGGTCCATCTGGCCAACATAGCGAAAACGCTCTCCGCTACCCGGCCATATGCCCTCAGCACGCTCTACCTGCAGTTCCATCCGCAGGTGGCCGCGAACGTAAGTTGTCCCCGGGCGCTCGGTCGCTTTGTGGCAAGTGTGTACCAATCGTCCGTAACGTGGCTCGGGTCCGAGGTGGACCTACGCATTGTGACCGGATCGCTGCGACCGAACGGGGGCAGCTTCGAGTCGTTTGCTAACCGTGCACGGCCCACGACGGCCGATTATCTCTTTTACGATTACGCACTGAGTTCGTCCGGGACCGGCGGTGAACGATGTCTTGCCGAACGGTATCCGGGTGTGAAGGTGGTGGAGCTGGATACACTCCCCGTGGACCGGGTCAGTCTCCCACCGGAACTGGACAAACAGCTGCAAACGTACCGCAATGTGGTACTCGGTGGTACGTTCGATCGAATTCACGCCGGTCATAAGGTGCTGCTTACGCAGGCGGTTTTGCTTGCGACGGAACGGGTGGTCGTTGGCGTTACGGACGGTGGAATGATTAAGAGTAAAAAGCTGCACGAACTCATACTGCCAGCCGCTCACCGGATAGAGCATGTGAAGGAGTTCCTGGAGGATGTCGATCCGTTTCTGCGGTACGAAGTGGTGCCCATACTTGATCCCTTCGGTCCAACGGCCACCGACCCGGACATGGAT CTTATCGTTGTCAGCACTGAGACGGCTCGCGGCGGCGCCAAAGTGAACGAGCTGCGCGCCCAGAACGGACTGAATCAGCTCGAAGTGCACACCATCGAGCTGCTGGACGACGAGAGCACCGTCGAGGATAAGGAGGATAAAATCAGCTCCAGCAACCAGCGGATGGATCTGCTCGGGACGCGACTACGGCCACGGCGACCCGCCCCGGCCCACATTCCCCCGAAACCGTACATTATCGGCATGATCGGAGGCATTGCGGCCGGTAAGAGCAAAATGCTCGAACGGTTCCGTGAGCTTGGCGCCGGTGTGGTGGACTGCGATAAGATCGGCCACCAGCTGTACGAACCGGGCGAGGAGTGTTACGAGCAGGTGGTGGCCACCTTCGGTCGGGAAATTCTAGCCCCGGACGGGAAGATTGATCGCCGAGCGCTCGGTGCCATCGTGTTCGCCGACCGGGCCAAGCTGGACCGACTGAACGAGATTATGTGGAAAGCGATCGCGAAGCGCGCGAACGAGGAAATTCGCACGCTGCACGAGCAGCACGGCAAgcaggtggtggtgatggaggCCGCTGTAATGCTGCAAGCCGGATGGCACAAAAACTGCCACGAGGTGTGGTCGTGCATCGTGCCGCGAGAGGAAGCGATCCGGCGGTTGATGGAGCGCAATCAGTTCGAAGAGCGCGAGGCGGTACGGCGTGTCGATGCGCAACCATCGTCCAACGAGGAGATGGTGCAGCATTCGGACATCGTCTTCTGCACGCTGTGGAGCTACGAGTACTCGCAGCAGCAGGCCGAGAGGGCTTGGTCCATTCTGCAGCAGGAAATGAAACTGAAGCTTTAA
- the LOC120951030 gene encoding non-structural maintenance of chromosomes element 1 homolog produces the protein MSENVSYTNVHRAFLQACSNHGTLSTSQAFNMYVAICAQHDDSHSIPSEADLASVIEAINERIYRFDQKIALVHYDPTDMDFYVFVSLQESPIDLQQNVFTAPELHFFRVLLRELALSEDHTLALIACLNLTNDTASEGMKPLAKTRAEQLLQEWEQLGYFLTLDDKCYLGPKAVVEFEKYISRNYADVVTRCCLCNVTIFYGVKCASCPQILHKDCMKKYLRRLTNCPACKTLWSVPL, from the exons ATGTCCGAAAACGTGTCCTACACGAATGTGCATCGAGCGTTTCTGCAGGCGTGCTCTAACCATGGCACTCTGAGTACGAGCCAGGCCTTCAATATGTACGTGGCCATCTGCGCCCAGC ACGACGACAGCCACAGCATTCCAAGCGAAGCCGATCTGGCCAGCGTGATAGAAGCCATCAACGAGCGGATCTATCGCTTCGATCAGAAGATTGCGCTCGTCCACTACGATCCCACCGATATGGACTTTTACGTGTTCGTCAGTCTGCAGGAGTCGCCGATCGATTTGCAGCAGAACGTGTTCACCGCACCGGAGCTACACTTCTTCCGGGTGCTGCTGCGTGAGCTAGCGCTTAGCGAGGATCACACGCTGGCCCTGATCGCGTGCCTCAATCTGACGAACGATACCGCGAGCGAAGGGATGAAACCGTTGGCAAAGACGCGGGCCGAACAGTTGCTCCAGGAGTGGGAGCAGCTGGGCTACTTTCTCACGCTGGACGATAAGTGCTATCTGGGGCCGAAGGCGGTGGTGGAGTTTGAAAAGTACATCAGCAGGAACTATGCGGACGTTGTAACGCGCTGCTGCTTGTGCAATGTGACAATATTCTAT GGTGTCAAATGTGCTTCCTGCCCTCAGATTCTGCACAAGGACTGCATGAAGAAGTACCTTCGGCGGTTGACCAACTGCCCCGCATGCAAAACGCTATGGAGCGTCCCGTTGTAG